Genomic segment of Betaproteobacteria bacterium:
CGAACAAGGTGTACGAAACTGACACCGTATCAAGATCCCTGGGTGCCTTCGCACTCACCCGAAAAACGACCGGCATGAGTCGCTTCTCGCCCGCCGCCAGTGTCTGGCTCGTAAAGCAGAAGCACTCCAGCTTCTCGATCCACCGTGCCGCAACTGCAGGCGCCGTGTTCATGATCGCGTTCACGGTTACCGGCCTGTCGAGGTGTTCTCGACCTCACAGCGCACTGTGGCCAGCGCGCCCGGATTCAGCCTGACTGAGCGCTCCAGCGCCTCGAATCGCCAAGGCAGGTTCGACCTCGAGGCCACGAATTCCACGGTGACCGTGCGCGAAATGTCCACTTGCGTGTTGGCGGTGGATACTACGCGGGACTGGGTGATCCCAAGAGATTCGCAAATCTGGCGGTACATGGGAACCATCAGGTAACTGACGCCCCCCATCATGACTACGATCACGAGGAGCTTCGCCAGTAACCGCTTGTTCTGACGTTCCAGCTCATTGGCGGGCATAACGCCTCCGGTCGGGAAAGGAATCGGGAAGGCTGTTCGTGCTTCGTCCGACACCTTCCTCGTGGGCGATCTTCCAGCGGCCATCTTCCACGATCCAGTACTGGCGCTTGCGCAGTCGGGTGGAGAGGTTACTCGAACGATAGTCCTGCTCGAAGGTCACGACCACGAGCGGCTCGGTGCCAGAATCGCGCAAGATGCTGAGTGATCCAAGTTCCACCTTGATCC
This window contains:
- a CDS encoding cytochrome c oxidase assembly protein yields the protein MNAIMNTAPAVAARWIEKLECFCFTSQTLAAGEKRLMPVVFRVSAKAPRDLDTVSVSYTLFEAPSQANGTSASRL
- a CDS encoding cytochrome c oxidase assembly protein → MPANELERQNKRLLAKLLVIVVMMGGVSYLMVPMYRQICESLGITQSRVVSTANTQVDISRTVTVEFVASRSNLPWRFEALERSVRLNPGALATVRCEVENTSTGR